One Xiphophorus hellerii strain 12219 chromosome 1, Xiphophorus_hellerii-4.1, whole genome shotgun sequence DNA segment encodes these proteins:
- the ptpn18 gene encoding tyrosine-protein phosphatase non-receptor type 18 isoform X1, with protein sequence MDLLLSALRAVDPAAVEREYQVVRSQSLQLKKDHSLTTEVGSLKENAKKNRYKDILPYDQTRVVLSLQTSGSDSDYINASFVQGATGDCRYIASQAPLSSTLTDFWRMIWQHKIKVIVMACREIEMGKRKCECYWAAPHQSAAFGPFTVTTQVESRPNQDVVVRTLVVCYQQDVHSLVQFQYLSWPDHDVPYETTGILDLLDRARSSQGAERSPVLVHCSAGCGRTGVICALDYIHDLLVTKKITKDFSVLDLVLELRRQRPSAVQTKDQYGFIFSAAAGMLERFLQTPEDRLYSNLPEVKKREKKTSAAASSSVNSSSAMNDTYAVVNKAKQPHRTTSELSYSSVVTPRSNPGTRTLPPSHHYDNDFSAASAAPIYSTVKPKVKPLTSPPSASPIYDMAAPTNQREDLHLVPAEADNDYEDVSSPASDVSSFFTPGGIGFNCRIQKPKGPRDPPAAWGRMER encoded by the exons GTGGTGCGTTCCCAGTCGCTCCAGTTAAAGAAAGATCACAGTTTGACCACAGAGGTTGGATCCCTAAAGGAGAACGCCAAGAAGAACCGATATAAGGACATCCTACCAT ATGATCAGACCCGGGTGGTTCTGTCTCTGCAGACTTCAGGTTCTGACTCCGACTACATCAACGCCAGCTTCGTCCAG GGGGCGACGGGTGACTGCAGATACATCGCCTCCCAGGCTCCCCTTAGTTCCACTCTGACTGACTTCTGGAGGATGATCTGGCAGCACAAAATCAAG GTGATAGTCATGGCCTGCAGGGAGATCGAGATGGGAAAG aggAAATGTGAGTGCTACTGGGCAGCTCCTCATCAGTCTGCGGCGTTTGGACCTTTCACCGTCACCACG CAGGTGGAGTCGCGGCCCAACCAGGACGTCGTGGTGCGAACCCTGGTGGTCTGCTACCAGCAG GACGTCCACTCGCTGGTCCAGTTCCAGTACCTGTCCTGGCCGGACCACGACGTCCCCTATGAGACAACCGGGATTCTGGACCTGCTGGACCGAGCCAGGAGCAGCCAGGGAGCCGAACGCTCTCCTGTCCTGGTCCACTGCAG tgcaGGCTGTGGGAGGACAGGAGTCATCTGCGCTCTGGACTACATCCATGACCTTCTGGTTACCAAG AAGATCACCAAGGACTTCAGCGTCCTGGACCTCGTCCTGGAGCTGCGGAGACAGAGACCCTCGGCGGTCCAGACCAAG GACCAGTACGGGTTCATCTTCAGCGCGGCCGCCGGCATGTTGGAGCGTTTCCTGCAGACGCCTGAGGACCGGCTCTACAGCAACCTGCCGGAG GTGAAAAAACGAGAGAAGAAAACCTCAGCAGCTGCATCTTCATCCGTCAACAG TTCATCCGCCATGAATGACACCTACGCTGTGGTCAACAAGGCCAAGCAGCCGCACCGGACCACATCAGAACTGTCCTACTCCTCCGTGGTCACGCCCAGGTCCAACCCAGGAACCAG AACCCTGCCGCCATCCCATCACTATGACAACGACTTCAGCGCAGCGTCTGCAGCTCCCATCTACAGCACTGTGAAGCCCAAGGTCAAGCCGCTGACCTCGCCCCCCTCAGCCTCGCCCATTTATGACATGGCCGCCCCGACCAATCAGAGGGAGGACCTTCACCTGGTGCCAG CAGAAGCAGATAACGACTATGAAGACGTTTCCTCTCCTGCCTCAGACGTCAGCAGCTTCTTCACACCTGGAGGCATCG gttttaacTGTCGCATCCAGAAGCCGAAAGGACCCAGAGATCCTCCAGCGGCCTGGGGGCGGATGGAGAGGtga
- the ptpn18 gene encoding tyrosine-protein phosphatase non-receptor type 18 isoform X2 — MDLLLSALRAVDPAAVEREYQVVRSQSLQLKKDHSLTTEVGSLKENAKKNRYKDILPYDQTRVVLSLQTSGSDSDYINASFVQGATGDCRYIASQAPLSSTLTDFWRMIWQHKIKVIVMACREIEMGKRKCECYWAAPHQSAAFGPFTVTTVESRPNQDVVVRTLVVCYQQDVHSLVQFQYLSWPDHDVPYETTGILDLLDRARSSQGAERSPVLVHCSAGCGRTGVICALDYIHDLLVTKKITKDFSVLDLVLELRRQRPSAVQTKDQYGFIFSAAAGMLERFLQTPEDRLYSNLPEVKKREKKTSAAASSSVNSSSAMNDTYAVVNKAKQPHRTTSELSYSSVVTPRSNPGTRTLPPSHHYDNDFSAASAAPIYSTVKPKVKPLTSPPSASPIYDMAAPTNQREDLHLVPAEADNDYEDVSSPASDVSSFFTPGGIGFNCRIQKPKGPRDPPAAWGRMER, encoded by the exons GTGGTGCGTTCCCAGTCGCTCCAGTTAAAGAAAGATCACAGTTTGACCACAGAGGTTGGATCCCTAAAGGAGAACGCCAAGAAGAACCGATATAAGGACATCCTACCAT ATGATCAGACCCGGGTGGTTCTGTCTCTGCAGACTTCAGGTTCTGACTCCGACTACATCAACGCCAGCTTCGTCCAG GGGGCGACGGGTGACTGCAGATACATCGCCTCCCAGGCTCCCCTTAGTTCCACTCTGACTGACTTCTGGAGGATGATCTGGCAGCACAAAATCAAG GTGATAGTCATGGCCTGCAGGGAGATCGAGATGGGAAAG aggAAATGTGAGTGCTACTGGGCAGCTCCTCATCAGTCTGCGGCGTTTGGACCTTTCACCGTCACCACG GTGGAGTCGCGGCCCAACCAGGACGTCGTGGTGCGAACCCTGGTGGTCTGCTACCAGCAG GACGTCCACTCGCTGGTCCAGTTCCAGTACCTGTCCTGGCCGGACCACGACGTCCCCTATGAGACAACCGGGATTCTGGACCTGCTGGACCGAGCCAGGAGCAGCCAGGGAGCCGAACGCTCTCCTGTCCTGGTCCACTGCAG tgcaGGCTGTGGGAGGACAGGAGTCATCTGCGCTCTGGACTACATCCATGACCTTCTGGTTACCAAG AAGATCACCAAGGACTTCAGCGTCCTGGACCTCGTCCTGGAGCTGCGGAGACAGAGACCCTCGGCGGTCCAGACCAAG GACCAGTACGGGTTCATCTTCAGCGCGGCCGCCGGCATGTTGGAGCGTTTCCTGCAGACGCCTGAGGACCGGCTCTACAGCAACCTGCCGGAG GTGAAAAAACGAGAGAAGAAAACCTCAGCAGCTGCATCTTCATCCGTCAACAG TTCATCCGCCATGAATGACACCTACGCTGTGGTCAACAAGGCCAAGCAGCCGCACCGGACCACATCAGAACTGTCCTACTCCTCCGTGGTCACGCCCAGGTCCAACCCAGGAACCAG AACCCTGCCGCCATCCCATCACTATGACAACGACTTCAGCGCAGCGTCTGCAGCTCCCATCTACAGCACTGTGAAGCCCAAGGTCAAGCCGCTGACCTCGCCCCCCTCAGCCTCGCCCATTTATGACATGGCCGCCCCGACCAATCAGAGGGAGGACCTTCACCTGGTGCCAG CAGAAGCAGATAACGACTATGAAGACGTTTCCTCTCCTGCCTCAGACGTCAGCAGCTTCTTCACACCTGGAGGCATCG gttttaacTGTCGCATCCAGAAGCCGAAAGGACCCAGAGATCCTCCAGCGGCCTGGGGGCGGATGGAGAGGtga